One Cynocephalus volans isolate mCynVol1 chromosome 5, mCynVol1.pri, whole genome shotgun sequence DNA window includes the following coding sequences:
- the GJA10 gene encoding LOW QUALITY PROTEIN: gap junction alpha-10 protein (The sequence of the model RefSeq protein was modified relative to this genomic sequence to represent the inferred CDS: inserted 2 bases in 1 codon; deleted 1 base in 1 codon) has translation MGNWNLLGGILEEVHSHSTIVGKIWLTILFIFRMLVLGVAAEDVWDDEQSAFACNTQQPGCNNICYDDAFPISLIRFWILQIIFVSSPSLVYMGHALYRLRAFEKERQKKKSHFRTQMENPELDLEEQQRIDRKLRRLEEQKRIHKVPLKGCLLRTYVLHILTRSVLEVGFMIGQYILYGFQMHPLYKCTQPPCPNAVDCFVSRPTEKTIFMLFMHSIAAISLLLNILEIFHLGIRKVRKALYEKSRSEGIENERGPPFHLKKYSVAQHCMICSSLSERISLLQANNQQKATRVNMPKSKTMWQIPQPRHFEVDTSFSKKDIAEKDQHRGQLHVHSPCPWNGSARIQHHGHQRDHSSFGLQNTMSQSWLDTTTAPRHCPSYAVGTWEQSQYLEPSGEPLTDRHSHCRDSDGSMKESGVWIDRSRPGSRKASFLSRLLSEKGQLHSGSGSSSSQNSSCYRENSPSPLPSATGHRTSMVSKTALLITELSQELFHSGHFXFPFFLPDIYICVLREVDGEGVNLQRDKFIYTIHLGKLNS, from the exons ATGGGGAACTGGAACTTATTGGGTGGCATCCTAGAGGAAGTTCACTCCCACTCAACCATAGTAGGGAAAATCTGGCTGACCATCCTCTTCATCTTCCGAATGCTGGTACTTGGTGTGGCTGCTGAGGATGTCTGGGATGATGAACAGTCAGCCTTTGCCTGCAACACCCAGCAGCCAGGTTGCAACAACATCTGTTATGATGATGCTTTCCCTATCTCTTTGATCAGGTTCTGGATTTTACAGATCATCTTTGTGTCCTCTCCTTCTCTAGTGTATATGGGCCATGCACTTTATAGACTTAGGGCCTTTGAGAAAGAGAGGCAGAAGAAAAAGTCACACTTTAGAACCCAGATGGAGAATCCAGAGCTTGACTTGGAGGAGCAACAAAGGATAGACAGAAAACTGAGAAGGTTAGAAGAGCAGAAGAGGATCCATAAAGTCCCTCTGAAAGGATGTTTGCTGCGTACTTATGTCTTGCACATCTTGACCAGATCAGTGCTGGAAGTAGGGTTCATGATAGGCCAATATATTCTCTATGGGTTTCAAATGCACCCCCTTTACAAATGCACTCAACCTCCTTGCCCCAATGCTGTGGATTGCTTTGTATCCAGGCCCACGGAGAAGACCATTTTCATGCTCTTTATGCACAGCATTGCAGCCATCTCCTTGTTACTCAATATACTGGAAATATTTCATCTGGGCATCAGAAAAGTCAGGAAGGCACTCTATGAAAAATCCCGCAGTGAAGGCATTGAGAATGAAAGGGGCCCTCCATTCCACTTGAAGAAATATTCAGTGGCCCAGCACTGTATGATTTGCTCTTCCTTGTCTGAAAGAATCTCTCTACTTCAAGCCAACAATCAACAGAAAGCCACTAGAGTCAATATGCCAAAGTCAAAAACCATGTGGCAAATTCCACAACCCAGGCACTTTGAGGTAGACACTTCCTTTAGCAAAAAAGACATAGCTGAGAAGGATCAGCACAGAGGACAGCTCCATGTCCACAGCCCATGTCCCTGGAATGGCAGTGCCAGAATTCAGCACCACGGACACCAACGAGACCATTCCTCTTTTGGCCTACAGAATACGATGTCCCAGTCCTGGCTAGATACAACGACAGCTCCTAGACACTGTCCATCCTATGCAGTAGGAACCTGGGAGCAGTCCCAGTACCTGGAACCCTCAGGTGAACCTCTCACAGATCGGCACAGTCACTGCAGAGACAGTGATGGCAGCATGAAAGAAAGTGGGGTCTGGATAGACAGATCTCGCCCAGGCAGTCGCAAGGCCAGCTTTCTGTCCAGATTGCTGTCTGAAAAGGGACAGCTGCATAGTGGCTCAGGAAGCTCCAGTTCTCAGAATAGCTCCTGCTATCGGGAAAACAGCCCCTCGCCTCTGCCTTCAGCCACTGGGCACAGAACATCAATGGTAAGT AAGACAGCCCTACTAATCACAGAACTATCACAAGAACTGTTCCACTCTGGccactt tttcccttttttccttcctgatatctatatatgtgtgttGAGAGAGGTGGATGGGGAGGGAGTTAATTTACAGAGAGATAAATTCATTTATACAATACACTTGGGTAAACTCAATTCATAA